From one Butyricimonas faecihominis genomic stretch:
- a CDS encoding LemA family protein: MKKSYIVIGVIIVIVIGIFMWFKGSYNQMVTRSENVSSQWSNVENQYQRRLDLIPNLVNTVKGYAEHEQNTLTQVVEARAKATQMRVNFDQLDEQTIQKFNNMQGELSSALSRLMAISEQYPDLKANENFRDLQAQLEGTENRIAVERRKFNEEVKGYNAYIRSFPKNIIAGMFGFLPKPYFEAAAGAEKAPEVKF, encoded by the coding sequence ATGAAAAAGAGTTATATTGTAATAGGAGTAATTATCGTCATCGTGATTGGAATCTTCATGTGGTTCAAAGGAAGTTACAATCAGATGGTAACCCGGAGTGAGAATGTATCCTCCCAATGGTCGAACGTGGAAAATCAATACCAACGTCGTCTGGACCTGATCCCGAACCTCGTGAACACGGTGAAAGGCTACGCGGAGCATGAACAGAACACGTTGACCCAAGTCGTGGAGGCCCGTGCAAAAGCCACGCAAATGCGAGTAAACTTTGATCAACTGGACGAGCAAACCATCCAGAAATTCAATAATATGCAAGGCGAACTTTCCTCTGCCCTCTCCCGTTTGATGGCGATCTCCGAGCAATACCCGGACTTGAAAGCCAACGAGAACTTCCGTGACTTGCAAGCCCAACTGGAAGGAACAGAAAACCGAATTGCCGTTGAAAGACGCAAATTCAACGAGGAAGTGAAAGGTTATAACGCCTACATTCGTTCATTCCCCAAAAACATCATCGCCGGGATGTTCGGTTTCCTCCCGAAACCTTACTTTGAGGCTGCCGCCGGTGCAGAAAAAGCTCCGGAAGTTAAATTTTAA
- a CDS encoding Crp/Fnr family transcriptional regulator — protein MIDENVLERLKPYLTEVSYPKGYVLFNNEKLERNIYFIKRGMARAFVEVDGREVTIWFGQEGDVIISARGYVYGEKGYETMVLLEDSELYRVSGKDLQDLYCNDIVICNWARRLIEREFVRTEHHLIANLSEPAADRYMQLLREKPEILRRVQLQHIASFLGISSEHLSRIRAITKNRTK, from the coding sequence CGCTTGAAACCCTACCTGACGGAAGTGAGTTACCCGAAAGGGTATGTTTTGTTCAACAACGAGAAGTTGGAGAGAAATATCTACTTTATCAAGCGGGGAATGGCGAGGGCATTTGTCGAGGTTGATGGCCGGGAGGTCACGATCTGGTTCGGACAGGAGGGAGACGTGATTATATCTGCCAGAGGGTACGTGTACGGGGAGAAAGGTTACGAGACTATGGTGCTTTTGGAAGATTCGGAACTCTACCGGGTGAGTGGGAAGGATTTACAGGATTTGTATTGTAACGATATTGTTATTTGTAACTGGGCAAGGCGATTGATTGAGCGGGAATTTGTGAGGACAGAACACCATCTGATTGCCAACCTCTCGGAACCTGCAGCCGATAGGTATATGCAGTTATTGCGGGAAAAACCGGAGATACTGCGTCGGGTGCAGTTGCAGCATATCGCATCTTTCTTGGGGATTTCCTCGGAACATCTGAGCCGGATTCGGGCGATCACTAAAAACAGAACGAAGTAA
- a CDS encoding clostripain-related cysteine peptidase: MRIIQYIGVILFFFLVSCEKNDVEPQKTRTLMVYLAGDNNLSGHMQKNISSMMSAWKKSYNANIVIYFDAPNAAPELYTFRFNGKEVEKQVLKTYEEMDSADPEVLKEVLNEMQDLYPSDSYGLILGSHASGWIPSGGSGRSSRMLYAEPVLTRSFGTDYTGPNEMDTRDMAKAIPFNKENLEFILFDACLMSSIEVLYDLRDKAKYVIASPAELPAPGFPYARVMPYFWGKGTNLEKDLVKVCDEFWDYYNTYNAANRFGTIALIKMDGMEHLFDLTREVLQGKKDYVADIYQKAVYCYPMVEYSKHDRFFDLGEYMKYMTEGREGLYKEYRDFLDNQVVIYKNATNPFYYTEIPEEKFSGIATYIPLSIWPTETNAYWGFSWSGVYDVVTE, encoded by the coding sequence ATGCGAATTATTCAATATATCGGTGTGATTCTTTTCTTTTTCCTCGTGTCCTGCGAGAAAAATGACGTGGAGCCACAGAAGACAAGGACGTTGATGGTTTATTTGGCGGGAGATAATAATCTTTCGGGGCATATGCAGAAGAATATCAGTTCCATGATGTCCGCTTGGAAGAAGAGTTATAATGCGAATATTGTGATTTATTTTGATGCTCCCAATGCCGCACCGGAGCTTTACACGTTCCGATTTAACGGAAAAGAGGTGGAGAAACAAGTGCTAAAAACGTATGAGGAGATGGATTCCGCAGATCCGGAAGTGCTGAAAGAGGTGTTGAACGAGATGCAGGATTTGTACCCGTCGGATTCTTACGGGTTGATTCTCGGTTCACACGCTTCGGGGTGGATTCCTTCTGGTGGGAGCGGTCGGAGTAGTCGGATGTTATATGCCGAACCCGTGCTGACCCGGAGTTTCGGTACGGATTATACCGGACCGAACGAGATGGACACGCGGGATATGGCAAAGGCAATTCCTTTCAACAAGGAGAATCTGGAGTTTATCCTGTTCGATGCTTGTCTGATGTCTTCTATTGAAGTGCTTTATGATTTGCGGGACAAGGCAAAATACGTGATTGCCTCCCCGGCTGAACTTCCGGCACCGGGTTTCCCTTATGCCCGGGTGATGCCTTATTTCTGGGGGAAGGGGACGAATTTGGAAAAGGATTTGGTGAAAGTGTGTGATGAGTTTTGGGATTATTATAACACGTATAATGCCGCTAATCGGTTTGGTACGATTGCCTTGATAAAGATGGACGGGATGGAGCATTTATTTGATCTTACTCGTGAGGTTTTGCAAGGGAAGAAGGATTACGTGGCTGATATATACCAGAAAGCTGTTTATTGTTATCCTATGGTGGAATACTCCAAGCATGACAGGTTTTTTGATTTGGGAGAGTATATGAAGTATATGACCGAGGGGAGAGAAGGACTTTACAAGGAGTATCGTGATTTTTTGGATAATCAGGTCGTGATCTATAAAAATGCAACGAATCCATTTTATTATACGGAGATACCGGAAGAAAAATTTAGCGGGATTGCAACTTACATACCACTCAGTATATGGCCTACCGAGACAAACGCTTATTGGGGATTTTCATGGTCGGGTGTCTATGATGTGGTAACGGAATAG
- a CDS encoding TPM domain-containing protein, with product MSPEKAFTQQQKDAMVAAIKQAEKDTSGEIRVHIENRSKIDVLDRAADVFAHLNMHKTAQRNGVLIYVALLDHKSAILGDAGINAKVPADFWDSIMKNMVAKFKEGKITEGICEAVITAGEQLKVYFPYQTDDVNELPDEISFQ from the coding sequence ATGTCTCCCGAAAAAGCTTTTACCCAACAACAAAAAGATGCCATGGTAGCCGCTATCAAGCAAGCGGAAAAAGACACGTCCGGGGAAATCCGGGTACATATCGAAAACCGTAGTAAAATAGACGTACTTGACCGGGCTGCCGACGTTTTTGCCCACTTAAACATGCACAAAACGGCGCAAAGAAACGGTGTACTGATCTACGTGGCCTTACTCGACCACAAATCCGCGATCCTTGGAGATGCCGGGATTAATGCCAAAGTACCCGCGGACTTCTGGGATTCAATCATGAAAAACATGGTTGCAAAATTCAAGGAAGGCAAGATCACGGAAGGCATCTGCGAAGCCGTCATCACCGCCGGTGAACAATTGAAAGTATACTTCCCCTATCAAACCGATGACGTGAATGAACTTCCCGACGAAATCTCCTTTCAGTAA
- a CDS encoding M20 family metallopeptidase, which yields MQEDTFYQIRRELHQHPELSGHEARTARFAEDKLQAFNPTKIIRHVGGHGLLVEYFFSEDGPTVLFRADIDAVAVQEPDEIPHHSQTPGVAHKCGHDGHTTILLRFARMLSEHPLTKGRILLLFQPAEENGSGSKAVLDTKVLDYYQIDKTFALHNIPGYPLHAVLCKEGSFTCAVVSVSITLTGKTSHAAEPQKGISPIPAMLTIVDELSRWNNTDMQSDDYFLSTIVEIHVGEEAYGVSAGNGVIRATLRAKTDKLLHQHAEQLKNLVATECERTPGLQHEMEWLEPFSANENDPQSVSLVKSAAIRNNLPYLELQTPFSWGEDFGLFTQQYKGAMFGLGSGENCAPLHSPQYDFPDAVIETGATLFYTIAEENQEL from the coding sequence ATGCAAGAAGATACTTTTTATCAAATACGCCGTGAGCTACACCAACACCCCGAACTCTCGGGACACGAAGCTCGGACGGCCCGTTTCGCCGAGGATAAATTACAAGCATTCAACCCGACCAAAATCATCCGTCACGTGGGCGGCCACGGGCTGCTCGTAGAATACTTTTTCTCGGAAGACGGTCCCACCGTCCTGTTCCGAGCAGACATAGATGCCGTCGCTGTACAAGAACCGGACGAGATACCCCACCATTCACAAACTCCGGGAGTGGCGCACAAGTGCGGTCACGATGGCCACACGACCATACTGCTCCGGTTTGCTCGAATGTTATCGGAACACCCGTTGACAAAAGGACGCATACTGCTCCTTTTCCAACCGGCAGAAGAGAACGGCTCTGGCTCAAAAGCCGTGCTGGACACGAAGGTGCTGGACTATTACCAGATCGACAAGACGTTTGCCCTGCACAACATACCGGGCTACCCGTTGCACGCCGTTCTCTGCAAGGAAGGTAGTTTCACGTGTGCCGTGGTGAGCGTTTCCATCACGCTCACGGGAAAAACCTCACACGCCGCAGAACCACAGAAGGGTATCAGCCCTATTCCCGCCATGCTCACAATTGTTGATGAGTTATCACGCTGGAATAACACCGATATGCAATCCGACGACTACTTTCTCTCTACCATAGTAGAAATACACGTCGGGGAAGAAGCATACGGCGTGTCGGCTGGAAACGGCGTGATCCGGGCCACGCTTCGAGCCAAGACAGACAAACTGCTACACCAACACGCCGAGCAACTAAAAAATCTGGTAGCCACCGAGTGCGAACGTACTCCCGGCTTGCAACACGAGATGGAATGGTTGGAACCGTTCTCCGCCAATGAAAACGACCCGCAGTCCGTGAGTCTGGTAAAAAGTGCAGCCATTCGCAACAATTTACCATACTTAGAATTACAGACACCATTCAGCTGGGGCGAAGACTTCGGCTTATTCACACAGCAATATAAAGGAGCCATGTTCGGTCTGGGTTCCGGGGAAAACTGCGCCCCGCTCCACTCCCCGCAGTATGACTTCCCGGACGCAGTGATTGAAACAGGAGCAACCCTGTTTTACACGATCGCCGAAGAAAATCAAGAACTATGA
- a CDS encoding TPM domain-containing protein, producing MIKKLLILFTVIAGTLLSVHAQDIPEPMTPKRIVNDFTGLFSTQERAALEKKLVNFNNNSSTQIAVVTVPSLNGYDINDYAARLGEKWGIGQKGKDNGIVILIKPKSGREKGEVAISVGYGLEGVVPDVTASRIIRNEIIPAFQADNYYKGIDKATDVLIDLSKGEYTADEYKKKNEGSPFDIVIGFIVFVIILSLIFRKRGGGGYSPGHTSGRGGFFIFPMGGGSSGGFGGFSSGGGSFGGFGGGSFGGGGSSGSW from the coding sequence ATGATAAAAAAACTCCTCATATTATTCACCGTCATCGCGGGAACCCTGCTCTCCGTTCATGCTCAGGATATTCCGGAACCCATGACCCCGAAACGCATCGTGAATGACTTCACGGGATTATTCAGCACCCAAGAACGGGCTGCGCTGGAAAAGAAACTGGTAAACTTCAATAATAACTCCTCCACCCAAATCGCCGTGGTCACCGTACCTTCACTCAACGGGTACGACATCAACGACTATGCTGCCCGTCTCGGGGAAAAATGGGGTATCGGACAAAAGGGAAAAGACAACGGTATCGTCATTCTGATTAAACCCAAATCCGGAAGAGAAAAAGGAGAAGTGGCCATTTCCGTCGGTTACGGGTTGGAAGGTGTCGTTCCGGACGTGACGGCCTCCCGCATCATCCGTAATGAAATCATTCCCGCTTTCCAAGCTGACAACTACTACAAAGGTATTGACAAAGCCACTGACGTGCTAATCGACTTATCAAAAGGAGAATACACCGCGGACGAGTACAAGAAAAAGAACGAAGGCAGTCCTTTTGACATCGTGATCGGGTTCATTGTTTTCGTGATCATCCTGTCACTCATATTCCGAAAACGGGGCGGCGGAGGTTACTCACCCGGTCACACCTCCGGTCGCGGCGGGTTCTTCATCTTCCCCATGGGCGGTGGCAGTAGCGGCGGATTCGGTGGATTCAGCAGCGGTGGCGGGTCATTTGGTGGATTCGGCGGTGGTTCATTCGGTGGCGGTGGTTCCAGTGGTAGCTGGTAA
- a CDS encoding DUF2157 domain-containing protein, whose amino-acid sequence MKLNKSQGDLLKRVIERWEADGTIDVSTADRLKESYTVRSFEWKELAKYSFWIAIVCGVIAVVSVLADHLIMDLLERLFLSSYSLTSGVFAVGAALVYYWGWRRRKRMPYKVFSNETILFLGVLLTAVSVGYLGAAMDNGSGHFSLLFLLAAVIYAVLGFYFSSVQVWVFALLSLGAWYGAETGYLSDWGNHFLGLNYPQRYVAFGGLLVACRFLLAGKKWFTTFDYSTYVVGMLYLFISLWFLSIFGNSESWIRWYSMKQVELWAWNLLILFGSVVAIFVGLKRDDAVARGFGITFFLLGIYTLYFSLLWDVMHAGLFFFILAVSFWLLGRKAEKVWNLEFLRDPKKLNDDMN is encoded by the coding sequence ATGAAGTTAAATAAGTCGCAAGGGGATTTGTTGAAAAGGGTGATCGAGCGATGGGAGGCGGACGGCACGATTGACGTGAGTACGGCGGATCGGTTGAAGGAAAGTTACACGGTGCGATCTTTCGAGTGGAAGGAGTTGGCGAAGTATTCGTTCTGGATAGCCATCGTGTGCGGGGTGATTGCCGTGGTGTCAGTGTTGGCGGATCATTTGATCATGGATTTACTTGAAAGATTGTTTCTTTCCTCCTATTCTTTGACCAGCGGCGTGTTTGCCGTGGGAGCGGCCTTGGTGTATTACTGGGGGTGGCGACGACGGAAACGGATGCCTTACAAGGTTTTCAGTAACGAGACAATTCTTTTTTTGGGCGTGTTGCTGACGGCAGTCTCGGTCGGTTACTTGGGGGCGGCCATGGATAACGGGAGCGGGCATTTTTCCTTGCTTTTCCTACTGGCGGCGGTGATTTATGCCGTGCTGGGCTTTTACTTCTCGTCGGTGCAGGTGTGGGTGTTTGCCTTGTTGTCGCTGGGAGCGTGGTACGGGGCCGAGACAGGGTATCTGAGTGACTGGGGCAATCATTTTCTGGGACTGAATTACCCGCAGCGTTACGTGGCTTTCGGGGGATTGCTGGTAGCATGTCGTTTCTTGCTGGCCGGAAAGAAGTGGTTCACGACTTTTGATTACTCTACATACGTGGTGGGAATGCTTTACCTGTTTATCTCGTTGTGGTTCCTTTCTATATTCGGGAATTCGGAAAGCTGGATTCGTTGGTATTCCATGAAACAGGTGGAGTTGTGGGCTTGGAATTTGCTGATCCTTTTCGGTTCGGTAGTGGCTATATTTGTAGGTTTGAAACGGGATGATGCCGTTGCCCGTGGGTTCGGGATCACTTTTTTTCTGTTGGGTATTTACACGTTGTATTTCTCCCTGCTGTGGGATGTCATGCATGCCGGGTTGTTCTTTTTTATACTGGCTGTATCTTTCTGGTTGCTGGGGCGTAAAGCAGAGAAGGTATGGAACTTGGAGTTTCTGCGAGACCCGAAGAAATTGAATGATGATATGAATTAA
- a CDS encoding YqaA family protein, giving the protein MDTLVSLGYWGLFIGSFLASTIIPMSADVLLVGVLALGGNVWGCLAIATVGNWLGGLTSYWIGWLGRWDWIERWFKVKREKLEQQKGHVDRYGVWLALFTWLPIVGDLFAIALGFYRVRPKMSAFYMLVGRFARFLVWVLLYIKYADRFIEWIS; this is encoded by the coding sequence ATGGATACACTGGTAAGTTTAGGATACTGGGGGTTGTTTATCGGTTCTTTTCTGGCGTCAACGATTATCCCGATGAGTGCCGACGTGCTGTTGGTAGGCGTGCTGGCTTTAGGGGGGAACGTGTGGGGATGCTTGGCGATAGCCACGGTGGGTAACTGGCTGGGAGGGTTGACCTCGTACTGGATCGGGTGGCTGGGACGCTGGGACTGGATTGAACGCTGGTTCAAGGTGAAACGAGAGAAGTTGGAGCAACAGAAAGGACACGTGGATCGTTACGGCGTTTGGCTTGCTCTTTTCACGTGGTTGCCGATCGTGGGAGATTTGTTTGCCATTGCCCTCGGATTTTATCGTGTCCGTCCGAAGATGTCCGCTTTCTATATGCTCGTGGGGCGTTTCGCCCGCTTTCTGGTGTGGGTATTGCTGTATATCAAGTACGCTGATCGTTTTATCGAGTGGATCAGTTGA